GCCCGCTTTCGACGCGCTCTACCGCGAGTGGATCGGTGATCATCGGCCTGCCCGGGCGGTCGCCGGAGCCAGCGAGCTCCATTACGGCTCCGCCATCGAGATTCATGCCGTCTGCGCCGCCCATTGAGAGAGTTCGATCGTGCCTTCCAGCTAGAAGGGGATGGCCTGGTGTGCGGCCCGTGCCCGGCCTCCGCCCGGTGACGTGACCCGGGGTCAGGCCCGGTCGGTGCCGGTCTCCTTGATGAAGCGGCGCAGCTCCGCGCACAGGCCGCGCGGGTTGTCGAGCGGGATGAGGGTCCGCGAGTCGGGGATCTCCACGTACTGCCCCCTGGGCAGCAGCGCGGCCAGCCGCCGTCCCGTCTCCGGTGGCATCATGCGGTCCTCGGCTCCCCATGCGACCAGCGCGGGCCCGCGGAACTCCCGCAGCCGCTCGGCCGCACGGAGATAGGTGTCCTTCTCGACACTCCCGCAGAACTTCGCGAAGTCCCGGCGCACCGCGCGGTCGGTGAGCAAGGGGGTGTACCAGCGGCGCACCAGCTCGTACGGGATGGGGCGCTTGGCCATCCCGCCGAGCGAGCTCGGCATCCGTACGAGGAAGGGCACCCTGAAGGACTGCAGCAGGAGAAAGAGCCCGCCGGGGATCCTGCTCGCCGCGTGCAGGGTCCTGCCCTGGACGCCGGGCGGATAGTTCTCCAGCGCCTCGCACGAGGTGAGCACCAGCCTGCCGATGCGCGCGTCGCGCACACCCACGAGCAACTGGGCGGTGCCCGCGTCGTTCTGGACGAGCGTGACGTCGCGCAGGTCCAGCCGCTCCATGAACTCGGCGAGCACGTCCGCGACTCCCCGTGCCGACAGGTCGGCCTCGGGCCGCATCGCCCTGCGGTGGCTGCCGATCGGCAGGACCGGGACGACGACCCGGAAGTCGGCGCGCAGGTCGTCCACCACCGCCTGCCACACCGAGTCGTCGAAGGCGAGGCCGGGCACCAGCACCACGGTCTCGCCGGGGCCTCCCGTATCGGTGTAGTCGATCCGGCCGGCGGACAGTTCGATGTCAGGCATGGACCCACCTTCTAGATAGATCGATCTAGTGAGAGACTACCCGCCATGAGAACGACAGGTGATACCAGGGCCCGCATCCTGACGGCGGCGACCGAACTGTTCAGACGTCAGGGGTACGCCGCCACCGGCATGAAGCAGATCGTCGCGGACGCGCGGGCCCCCTACGGCTCCGCCTACCACTTCTTCCCCGCCGGCAAGGCGCAGCTCGGCGAGGAGGTGATCAGAGTCTCCGGCGCGGCCTACCTGCGCCTCATCGCCGAACTCTTCCCCGAGCTCGGCACGCGTGCCGACCCCGCCCTCGCCACCGCCGAGGCCTTCACCGCCGCCGCCCAGACCCTGCGGGAACTCGACTACGCCGACCCCTGCCCCGTCGCCACCATCGCGATGGAAGTGGCCAGCACCAACGAGACGCTGCGAACGGCCGCCGCGGAGGTCTTCGACAGCTGGATCGACGGCCTGGCCGCCTACTACACGGCATGCGGCATCGCCGAACCCGCCGCCCGCGACATCGCGACGTCCGTCATCGGCCTGCTGGAAGGCGCCTTCATGCTCGGCAGGACCGCACGCTCCACCCGGCCCGTGATCGCCGCGGCCACCGCGGCCGCCGCCGTCGTCCACGCGATGCGGACCCCTGCCACCGAGGTGTGACACGCGGGTGGTGTCCGGCGTGCCGAAGTGCGGGCGGGCCTGGACAGGTGTGACAACGAGCGGCACGGTCAGGGGCTCGGCAGCAGCTCCACGAACCCCTCGGTGCCGTTCACGCGGATGCGCTGCCCGTCCTTGATGCGCCGAGTGGCTCCCTCCACTCCGGCGACGGCCGGGAGGCCGTATTCGCGGGCCACGACGGCACCGTGGGTCATGACTCCTCCGACCTCCATGACGACGCCCTTGACCGACACGAACAGCGGGGACCAGCTCGGGTCGGTGAAGACGGTGACGAGGATGTCCCCCTCCTCCACGTCGGCCTCGGCCATGCCGAGGATGACCCGCGCCCGTCCTTCCACGACTCCCGACGAGACCGCGATCCCTCCCAGCGCCCCGTCCGGCAGGGCGCCGGCGTCGTACTCGCCGGAGATGACCTCGCCCTCGGAGGTGATCACTCGGGGTGGCGTGAGCTTCCGGTACGTCTCGTGCGCCTCCCTGCACCGGGTGATGATCGTGTAGTCGAGCTCGCCGGTGCCGACCGCCTTCCTGAACTCCTCGATGGACAGGAAGTAGACGTCCTCGGGCTCCTTGATGACCGCTCGATCCACCAGCTTGGCGGCCTCCTCCATGAGCGCCCGCTTGTAGATCTCGTACCGCAGGAGGAGGGAGTGCTTGGAGTACTCGCGGTAGCCGATGAAGTGGCGGATCAGGCTCATCTTCTTGGCCGCCTTCTTCGCCTTGCCCGCGCCTCCTGGCAGTTTCCTGAGGCGGTCGAGGAGGTCGTCCATGGTTCGTTCGGCCTCGGCGCGGCCTAGCTCCGCCTTGCGGCGGCGTTCCCCGGGTGGGAAGTTCCTGATGTTGCCGAGGAGGAGCGGGGCGAGCAGCGTGGGGTCCTCGCTCCAGCGGGTCCTGGTGATGTCGATGTCGCCGGCGCAGTGCATGCCATAGGCATGCAGATATCGCTGGATGGCGTCCCGCACGGCCTCGCCGCCCTCGAGTCCGGCGAGGCCGGCGAAGAAGCTGTCGTGATCGGCCGTCTCCAGGTGGCGCATGACGTCGGGGTGGTCGCGGATCGCGTCCGCGACGTCCAGCAGGTCGAGCCCCATGGCGGCCACGACGTTGTGGTCGGCGGACCGGGCGATGGCGTCAGCGGCGTTCTTCACGCCCAGCCACGCCTCCATGTGCTTGTTGACCCAGTTCACCGACTGGATGCCGAGAAAGGCGGCCGCCACGCTGCGCGGGTCGAAGGTGAGCTCGGCGAGCACATCGTGGTCGTCGATGATGCAGGCGAACAGTTCGTCGCCCGACTTTCCGGCGATGTCGCGCCTGAGCAGGTCGACCGTCGCCTCGGTGTGCTTGATGAGGTCGGGCACCACACGGGGGTCGTCCTCGCGGGAGAGCTTGAGGTACTGGCGGGCGATCGGGAGAAGGCCGCCCTCGCCGAAGTCCAGCATCGAGGTTCTGCCGTGCGCCAATGAGGCGACGAACCCCTTCCGCTTCACCACGGTACGCAGGGCGTCGGCCATCAGGACGTCGACCTGGTCAAGGCTCCTGAGGGTGGCGGGCCTGGCCCAGGACGAGGTGAGCTCGGCTGAGACGTCCTTGTAGAAGCGGTTGCCGGCCACGACGCCCGCTGTGCGGCCGAGCCTGTCGTGGAGCAGGGAGAAGAACGACAGGCCCAGAGGTCGAAAGGCATCGGTCATCATCTGCCGGTGCCCGTAGGAGATGAACACGTGGTTCTTGCCGTCGTGCGAGGGCGGCACGGGGTAGAGGGTGGTGATGGGGCGGCTTTGCAGCACGAAGAACACGCCGTCGTACAGGGCCCACTCGATGTCCTGCGGCTTGCCGAAATGAGCCTCGATCCGCCGCCCCAGCCCTTCCAACTGGAGGATCTGCTCGTCGCCGAGCTTCTGGACCCGCTGCCGTGCGGGCTCGATCGGCCGCTCCAAGGTGCCGCCGGACGGCAGGGCGCGCAGTTCCTTCGTCTGCGTGGCGATCTTCCTGTCGATGATCTGTCCGGCCCTGACCCGGTAGTTGTCGGCACTGACCAGTCCGGAGACGAACGCCTCTCCCAGGCCGAATCCGGCGTCGATCGAAGTCACCGTCCGATTGCCGGTGATGGGGTCGGCGGTGAACAGGATGCCCGCAGCGTCCGGAAAGACCATCTGCTGGACCACCACCGACAACCGGACCGCGCGATGGTCGAAGCCGTTCTGGATGCGGTACGCCACCGCGCGGTCGGTGAACAGTGACGCCCAGCATCGCCGTACGCCGTCGATCACCGCCGTCGCACCCTTGACATTGAGGTAGGTGTCCTGCTGTCCGGCGAAGGAACTGGACGGCAGATCCTCGGCGGTGGCGCTGGAGCGCACGGCGCGGGCCACATGTTCGCCGCCGGCCTCATGGAGGTGGCGGACGATGTCGCGCTGGAGCTCCTGGGGCACGGCCAAGCCCTCGATGGCGGCGCGCAGACGCGCGCCGAGGGTGGCGATCCCCGCCCGGTCGTCGGCCCGCAGCCCGGACAACCCGTCGATCAGCGCGCTGACCACCGCATCACGCTCCACGACATCCCGGTAGGCGTGGGTGGTGATGCAGAACCCGTGGGGCACGCGGACCTCGCGGATCGCGGACAACTCGCCGAGGTTGGCGCCCTTCCCGCCCACCAGGGCGAGCTGTGTCCTGTCGATGTCGTGGAACCCGAGTAGGTAGGCGGCCATGGTTGACTCCCGTCTCTCATGTGTGGACCGACCTGCCGGGAACCCGGCAGCGGCGAATGCACCCTCACTTCGTGCGAGCCCGCGGCGCGCGGAGGTCGTTCACGGCATCACCGCCTCCTCGGGAATTACAATACAGTACAGGTCTGCATTCAAATTTGGGGAGGGGGTGGGCCTGCCCTGCCTCGCCTGATCGAAGAGAAGGAAGGTCATCCATGGCACCCAAGGTCTGCCTCGTGACCGGCGCCTCGTCGGGGATCGGCCGCGCCACCGCGCTGGAACTGCGCGAAGCCGGCCACATCGTGTACGGCGCCGCGCGTCGCGTGCGGCGGATGGACGAGCTGCGTCAGGCCGGCGGCCACGCCGTGGCGATGGACGTCACCAGCGAGGACGACGTCGGCCGTGTCGTGCGTGCCGTTCTGGATCAACAGCACCGCATCGACGCGCTGATCAACAATGCCGGGATCGGACTGCACGGCGCGCTCGAGGACGTGCCCCTCGACCGGGCACGTCATCTCTTCGAGGTCAACGTCTTCGGGCCGGCTCGGCTCACCCAGCTCGTCCTGCCGCACATGCGAGAACGGCGTTCGGGGACGATCGTCAACGTATCCTCGATCGCCGGCGAGATCGCCCTGCCCCTGGTCGGCTGGTATCACTCGTCGAAACACGCCCTGGAGGCGTACTCCGACTCGCTCCGGCAAGAGTGCGGACCGTTCGGTGTGGACGTGGCGCTCATCCAGCCGGGCATCATCAGGACCGAATTCGAGCGGGAGATGCCGCGGGAACTGCGCGCCGTCTCCGGACGAGGACCGTACAGAGAACTCGCCGAGGCGATGGCGAACCGAGCCGAAAGCGCGGCCAGGGCGTCCGACCCCGTCGTGGTCGCCAAGACGATCAGGGGCCTGCTCGAATCCCCGAGGCCGAGAACGCGCTACCCCGTCGGCCGGCTGGCCAGGACGATCCTGACGCTGAACAGGCTCCTGCCCGACCGGGCGTTCGACGCCATGGTCACCAAGATCGACTAGTGTCCGCCCATGAAAGTGTTCGTCGATCAGGAGGAGGACGGCATCGTGCTCCTGCGCGACCCGGCACCTGGCGCAGAGGCACATGAGGCCGTCGACGGGGCCGCTATGCTCTGTCCGGCCGCGGTCATCCACGTGAAGGAGCAGAGATGAGCGTCCTCGCCGACGTGCTCATCGTCGGCGCCTCGGCCGGCGGCCGCACCGTCGCGGAAGCGTCACGCCTGCTTCTCCCTTCCCGCGTCTCGAGCGTCAGGACATGACCGGCACCGCGCGCACCCCCCGCCTGCCGGGGCGCCCGCGCAGCCAGGAGGTCGACGCGGCCGTACTCGGCGCCGCGCTCGACCTCCTCATCGAGCGGGGCGCGAGCGAAACCAGCATCGAGCAGGTCGCCCAGCGGGCCGGCGTGACACGGGCCACCGTCTACCGCAGGTTCCCCGACAAGACGGCCCTGCTGATCCAGGCGATCGAATCGGTGCACCAGGACCACGCTCCCGACGCCCTGGAGTGGCCTGACATCGACCGGATGCTCGACGACTGGGCGAGGTATCTCAGCGATCCCCGCAACCGCCGCATGCTGCGCCGACTCTATGGGGCGGTGGACGACTATCCAGAGCTGCTGCGAGCGTACAGAAACGCCCACGGGGGGCGGCGTGCGGTCGCCGAACAGGCCACCTTGCGGCGATCTCGCGAGCGCGGGCAACTTCCGCCTGACAGGGACCTCGGCATCGTGCAGGAGATGCTCAGTGGCGCGGTCCTTCACCACCTCGGCGCCTATCCCGACACCGGAAGCGCTGACGCCATCAAGGGCTACTTCGTGGCGATTCTCCAGCAGGTCGGCTATCGGATCTCCTGAGTGACCATCGGCGTCCTGGGGCGACGGTGAGCGATCCGTGAGTCCGGCCGCGCACGGCGTCGCAGCAAAACTCAGTATTCCGAAATTTCGGTTTTATGGTTGAATTAGGGCATGCAAGCCATTCTCGGCACGCTCCTGACCACAGTGCTGGCGGTCCCGACGACCGGCGTCGTCGCCGCCCCGACCGACCTCAAGGACGCTGAGGCCGTACTCGCCTACATCCGCGCGCATCCCGACGACGTCGCGCTGGTGACACAGGGCATCAGCCACAACGCCGATCGCCTCACCCCCGTGGCGTCGGCCATCAAGATCACCCATCTCGCCGCCTACGCCGACGCCGTCCGCAACGGAAAGGCCCAGCCGGGCGAACGCGTCCCCGTG
The Nonomuraea muscovyensis genome window above contains:
- a CDS encoding alpha/beta fold hydrolase, with translation MPDIELSAGRIDYTDTGGPGETVVLVPGLAFDDSVWQAVVDDLRADFRVVVPVLPIGSHRRAMRPEADLSARGVADVLAEFMERLDLRDVTLVQNDAGTAQLLVGVRDARIGRLVLTSCEALENYPPGVQGRTLHAASRIPGGLFLLLQSFRVPFLVRMPSSLGGMAKRPIPYELVRRWYTPLLTDRAVRRDFAKFCGSVEKDTYLRAAERLREFRGPALVAWGAEDRMMPPETGRRLAALLPRGQYVEIPDSRTLIPLDNPRGLCAELRRFIKETGTDRA
- a CDS encoding TetR/AcrR family transcriptional regulator, with amino-acid sequence MRTTGDTRARILTAATELFRRQGYAATGMKQIVADARAPYGSAYHFFPAGKAQLGEEVIRVSGAAYLRLIAELFPELGTRADPALATAEAFTAAAQTLRELDYADPCPVATIAMEVASTNETLRTAAAEVFDSWIDGLAAYYTACGIAEPAARDIATSVIGLLEGAFMLGRTARSTRPVIAAATAAAAVVHAMRTPATEV
- the rph gene encoding rifamycin-inactivating phosphotransferase, which translates into the protein MAAYLLGFHDIDRTQLALVGGKGANLGELSAIREVRVPHGFCITTHAYRDVVERDAVVSALIDGLSGLRADDRAGIATLGARLRAAIEGLAVPQELQRDIVRHLHEAGGEHVARAVRSSATAEDLPSSSFAGQQDTYLNVKGATAVIDGVRRCWASLFTDRAVAYRIQNGFDHRAVRLSVVVQQMVFPDAAGILFTADPITGNRTVTSIDAGFGLGEAFVSGLVSADNYRVRAGQIIDRKIATQTKELRALPSGGTLERPIEPARQRVQKLGDEQILQLEGLGRRIEAHFGKPQDIEWALYDGVFFVLQSRPITTLYPVPPSHDGKNHVFISYGHRQMMTDAFRPLGLSFFSLLHDRLGRTAGVVAGNRFYKDVSAELTSSWARPATLRSLDQVDVLMADALRTVVKRKGFVASLAHGRTSMLDFGEGGLLPIARQYLKLSREDDPRVVPDLIKHTEATVDLLRRDIAGKSGDELFACIIDDHDVLAELTFDPRSVAAAFLGIQSVNWVNKHMEAWLGVKNAADAIARSADHNVVAAMGLDLLDVADAIRDHPDVMRHLETADHDSFFAGLAGLEGGEAVRDAIQRYLHAYGMHCAGDIDITRTRWSEDPTLLAPLLLGNIRNFPPGERRRKAELGRAEAERTMDDLLDRLRKLPGGAGKAKKAAKKMSLIRHFIGYREYSKHSLLLRYEIYKRALMEEAAKLVDRAVIKEPEDVYFLSIEEFRKAVGTGELDYTIITRCREAHETYRKLTPPRVITSEGEVISGEYDAGALPDGALGGIAVSSGVVEGRARVILGMAEADVEEGDILVTVFTDPSWSPLFVSVKGVVMEVGGVMTHGAVVAREYGLPAVAGVEGATRRIKDGQRIRVNGTEGFVELLPSP
- a CDS encoding oxidoreductase, which produces MAPKVCLVTGASSGIGRATALELREAGHIVYGAARRVRRMDELRQAGGHAVAMDVTSEDDVGRVVRAVLDQQHRIDALINNAGIGLHGALEDVPLDRARHLFEVNVFGPARLTQLVLPHMRERRSGTIVNVSSIAGEIALPLVGWYHSSKHALEAYSDSLRQECGPFGVDVALIQPGIIRTEFEREMPRELRAVSGRGPYRELAEAMANRAESAARASDPVVVAKTIRGLLESPRPRTRYPVGRLARTILTLNRLLPDRAFDAMVTKID
- a CDS encoding ferredoxin → MKVFVDQEEDGIVLLRDPAPGAEAHEAVDGAAMLCPAAVIHVKEQR
- a CDS encoding TetR/AcrR family transcriptional regulator gives rise to the protein MTGTARTPRLPGRPRSQEVDAAVLGAALDLLIERGASETSIEQVAQRAGVTRATVYRRFPDKTALLIQAIESVHQDHAPDALEWPDIDRMLDDWARYLSDPRNRRMLRRLYGAVDDYPELLRAYRNAHGGRRAVAEQATLRRSRERGQLPPDRDLGIVQEMLSGAVLHHLGAYPDTGSADAIKGYFVAILQQVGYRIS